One genomic window of Notamacropus eugenii isolate mMacEug1 chromosome 6, mMacEug1.pri_v2, whole genome shotgun sequence includes the following:
- the SCG2 gene encoding secretogranin-2 has product MADAKTCWLGAALSLTSLVFLTCCVDAASFQHYQLLQKDPDYKIKNFPRFPSPDMIKALEYIENLRQQANKGEINPEYNSYQGVPVSLQQKESIDQSHLPENLRDSLNEDESHLMRIILEALRQAEKEPQSAPKENQPYPLNSEKNFPIDLSEDYETQPWPERRHKHAKLPRMYEESSRDNPFKRTNEIVEEQYTPQSLATLESVFQELGKLTGPNNHKRERVDEEQKLYADDEDDIYKVNNIAYEDVVGGEDWNPIEEKIESQTQEEVRDSKEEIDKNEEEIEDEMKRSGQLDIPDEDLRKENKNQLSDEVSKLMNYYLKKLVNGAENGKFRGGKNEEKRAAKFLEKQFDPQSIYQLIEISRNLQIPPEDLIDMLKTGEKPNERVEPEQEPELPDDLEEISETDVEHPDLFQNKMGSKSSYGKQSGQAVTDSLPEGLNIEDILSLLGTENARNQKVPYFANHFNRENILPRLSYSTGRIRGQQIPKAAWIPDLERRQMAYENMKEKDEELGDYLAKVLAKYPEVMNSNQMKRVSIPGSSEDDQQGEEQIEQAIKEHLSQVGSQESDKLGSVTKRLPLVTQENDETQNRQYLDEDLLLKVLEYLNQAKTEKGREHITKRAMENM; this is encoded by the coding sequence ATGGCAGATGCTAAGACCTGCTGGCTTGGAGCAGCCTTGTCTCTCACCTCCTTAGTTTTCCTAACCTGTTGTGTTGATGCAGCCTCATTTCAACATTACCAACTGCTTCAGAAAGACCCAGActacaaaataaaaaactttCCAAGATTTCCCAGCCCTGATATGATCAAAGCTTTGGAGTACATAGAGAACCTCAGACAACAAGCTAACAAGGGGGAAATCAACCCAGAGTATAATTCTTACCAGGGAGTTCCAGTTTCCCTCCAGCAGAAAGAAAGTATTGATCAAAGCCACTTGCCAGAAAATTTAAGGGATTCATTGAATGAAGATGAGTCACATTTGATGCGAATAATACTGGAAGCCTTGAGACAAGCTGAAAaagagccccagtctgctcccaaaGAAAACCAACCCTATCCATTGAATTCTGAAAAGAACTTTCCTATTGATTTGAGTGAAGATTACGAGACTCAACCATGGCCTGAAAGAAGACACAAACATGCCAAGTTGCCACGCATGTATGAAGAGAGCTCCCGAGATAACCCATTTAAACGTACTAATGAGATCGTGGAAGAGCAATACACTCCTCAAAGCCTCGCCACTCTGGAGTCTGTCTTCCAAGAACTGGGAAAGCTGACTGGGCCAAACAACCATAAGCGTGAGAGGGTTGATGAGGAACAAAAACTATATGCAGATGATGAAGATGACATCTACAAAGTGAACAACATTGCCTATGAAGATGTTGTTGGTGGAGAAGACTGGAACccaatagaggaaaaaatagagagCCAAACCCAGGAAGAGGTAAGAGACAGCAAAGAGGAGATTgacaaaaatgaagaagaaattgaagatgagaTGAAGCGTTCAGGGCAACTTGACATCCCAGATGAAGATCttaggaaggaaaataagaatcaACTCTCAGATGAAGTGTCTAAGCTAATGAACTATTATTTGAAAAAGTTAGTGAATGGTGCAGAAAATGGGAAGTTCAGGggtggaaaaaatgaagaaaagagagcAGCCAAGTTTTTGGAGAAACAATTTGATCCCCAGTCAATTTATCAGCTAATTGAAATCTCAAGGAATTTGCAAATCCCACCTGAGGATTTAATTGATATGCTCAAAACTGGGGAGAAGCCAAATGAAAGAGTGGAGCCTGAGCAGGAACCTGAACTGCCAGATGACCTAGAGGAAATCTCCGAGACTGATGTGGAACATCCTGATTTGTTCCAAAATAAGATGGGCTCCAAAAGTAGCTATGGTAAGCAATCTGGGCAAGCTGTGACTGATTCCCTACCTGAAGGTCTTAATATTGAGGACATTTTAAGCCTCTTAGGGACTGAGAATGCACGAAATCAGAAAGTCCCATATTTTGCTAACCATTTTAATAGAGAGAATATTCTCCCAAGGCTCTCATATTCTACTGGGCGAATTAGAGGACAACAAATTCCTAAAGCTGCTTGGATTCCGGATCTGGAAAGGAGACAAATGGCATAtgaaaacatgaaagagaaagatgaagaacTGGGAGATTATTTAGCTAAAGTGTTAGCTAAATACCCTGAGGTTATGAATTCAAACCAGATGAAACGAGTTTCTATCCCTGGCTCTTCAGAAGATGACCAACAAGGAGAGGAACAAATTGAACAGGCCATCAAAGAGCATTTAAGCCAGGTGGGATCTCAAGAGTCTGATAAGTTGGGCTCTGTCACCAAAAGGCTTCCTCTGGTTACCCAGGAAAACGATGAAACTCAGAACAGACAGTACCTAGATGAAGATCTGTTGCTGAAGGTGTTGGAATACCTCAATCAGgcaaaaacagaaaagggaagagagcacATTACTAAAAGAGCAATGGAAAACATGTAG